Below is a genomic region from Bacillus mycoides.
TCGTTCCACATGTGTTAATCCCATCCTTTCCACGATTCAATATGAAATTTATAATTCCTATCAACATATTCTATAGAAATTTGTGATAGAAATAAAGAGGAAATGGGAATGAAAGTAAATTCTGAAAAATGTATCCGTTTTAATTTTTGCTTACAGCTTGCAGTAGAGATTGGAGCATTTGTTGAGATTTTAATCCTTCTAATCCATCTACAATAGGCTGTGTATCACCTTGTACACATTGGATAAAATGATGAACAGCATCTTCAAATCCGCGCTGCTTTAACGTTGTCTCCCATGATGGTGAACCACTTTGTGAAACGGAGTTTTCTTGCTCAATTTCAAATGTGTTCATATTTTTTACGCGAATGATTTTACCTGCCGTTACAAGTTCAATTTGTTCTAAATTTGTACCTGCATGGCGGTGCATCGCCGTAGAAAGTAAAAGTCCATTTGCAGTTGTATATGTATGATGTCCGTAAAGAAGTTCGTTCTTTTCATTGATTTGCATCATATTATGAACGATATTAAGGTCATCGTTAGCTAACCAGCGAGCAGTATCTACAATATGTAAGTAATCATCTAACATAGTAAAGTCATACTTATATGGCCCCACCTTATTTGTGCGGTGCTTTTCAATTCGAATCCATGAAGTATCATTAGCTTGCTCTTTGGCAGTAACGTACATAGGAACGAAACGGCGATTAAATCCCACCATTAACTTTCGATTATACTTTTCACTCATTTCAACTAGCTTCTCTGCTTGCTCAGTAGTAGCAGCTAGCGGCTTATCAACATAAACATCGATTCCTTTTTTCAGAAGTTCAGAAACGATTTCATAATGTGTAGCAGTTGAACTATGAACGAAAGCCGCATCACATTCTGAAGCGAGTGCCTGAAGGTTAGCGAAATCTTGAATACGATATTGCTCGCAAATTTGTTTTCTTTTATTAACATTAGGTGTAAACGCTCCCACAAAAGTCCAATCAGTTTCCTTTGTCAGTGTTGGAAGGTAAGCCTTTTGTGCAATACTACCTAATCCAATCATTCCAATACGAGGTTTGCTCATGTTTTTTTCCCACCCTATTATAAATATATAAGTTGTCTAGCTGTATAGCTATGTGACGAAATAACTGTAGCATAGACTGGGGAGAATGGCAAAAAATAGATTTGAAAATGATACGCTTTTTATAGGAAATGAGCTTTTATTTATTTGTCGCTAACAAAATCTTCTCTATCTCTTCAAAGTTATGAACACGGGCATGCTCTAGCGGGGTAACACCATCGTTGTCGGGAATATTTACATCTGCACCGTGCTCAATAAGAAGCTGAATGACTTGTTGCTGTGTTTCGTTTCCATTACTTAGTACGATGGCTTCCATTAAAGCGGTCCACCCGAGATTATTTACATGGTTAACATCAATAGTTGTTCGCGTAAGGAGTTCTTTAATAACATCAATATAGCCATGTTCTGAGGCGGGGATAAGAGCTGTTCCGCCGTAACGATTTGTAAGCGATGGATCTGCACCGGCATCAATCGTTAGTTTTAAAATATCAAAGTAACCTTCTGCACCGGCGTATAGAAAGGGATTGTTTTTCATATCGTCTTGGATATTTACGTCAGCCCCTGCTTCAATAAGCACTTTTGCAGTTTTTACATCATTTTTGTATGTAGCAATCATAAGAGAAGTACGTCCTTTATTGTCCGTTATATTTATGTCAGCCCCTTTTTTGAGTAATGATATAACAGTATTCGTTTCTTGTTTCTCAGTAGCTGTTAGTAGTGCTGTCTCCATGTTTGTCATCTCCTTTTTAACTTCTTGTTCTTGTGAGCATCCTTGTAAAAAAATTACGCAACATATCATGCTTAATGTTTTTTTGAACATGGAATTTCAACCTCCTTTTGCAAGCAATTCGGTATCCTAATTTAAACTGTAAAATAGGAACATTAAATTTTTATAAACTGGTGCTAAAATTACTATAAAATCGCTTGAGTATTTGAACATATATTTTTATGCTTATGAATAACAAGGTTTGTTAAAGTGAGGATGTAAGATATGTCTATTAAAACAAGATTTTTATTTTCTTATATCGCTGTTATTCTCGTTTCCATCACGCTCATATTAGTCGCGGGATTTTTAATTGTTTTTTCCATAACAGGAGACTTGGAATTAGTGAAAAATTTCTATAAAAGTTCCTATATTCAAAAGCCGCTTACGCCAGAAGAAGAGAATACGTATATTGAATTGAAATTAGCGGCAAAGAAAAATCAATCACAACTATTAGATGAATCGTTCGTTTCATCACTTGAAAAAGAAGGTGTGAAAATAGTTGTAAGAAAGGGAGAAACCATTTCTTATGCTACAAAAATATTTGAAGGTGTATCTTTAAAAGAAGCCATTCCGAAATTTGAATCAGCAAATATTAATAGTCGTGGTACAACGGAACTAGGCGATACATTTTATCGATATGTAAAATTTGATTTTTATTTTCCCGGAGATGAAGAAGGGAGTATATTTGTACTAAAAAGGCAGAGTTCATTTGTCGATCTTACACAAAAATTATTTCCAATTTTGTTCGGAGCGCTTTTACTGTTAGCCATTTTACTCATAGGGTTATTAAGTTATTTCGTCTCAAGAAGTGTGATAAAACCAATTTTTGTATTGAAAGATGCGACTGGGAGAATTAAAGAAGGGGATTTAGATTTTCAAATTCCAGTTACATCCTATGATGAGATTGGGCGATTAAATCAAGGGTTTGAGGAAATGAGGAAGAGATTAAAAGAGTCGATAGAGATGCAAACACAGTATGAAGAAAATCGAAAAGAACTCATTTCAAACATATCTCATGATTTAAAAACACCGATTACATCTATTATTGGATATGTAGAAGGCATAAAAGATGGAGTCGCAAATACGCCAGAAAAAATGGATAAGTATTTAACGACCATTCATACGAAGGCAAAACATATGGATACACTCATTGATGAGCTCTTTTTGTTTTCAAAGCTTGATTTGAATCGAGTTCCCTTTCAGTTTGAAACGATAGAGTTAAACGTGTTTATGCAGGAATTATTAGAAGAGATGCAGATGGATTTAAGTGAGGAAGGTATAGAAGTTTACTTACAATTACAATCATCACCACTATATGTAACGGCTGATTGCGAAAAGATAAATAGAGTTATATCAAATTTGATTCATAATAGTGTGAAATACATGGATAAAGAAGAGAAGAAAATTACTGTAACAGTATTGAGTGATAACAATAAAGTTATTGTGAAAGTGATGGACAATGGGTCAGGTATAGAAGCTGATACGCTGCCGTATATATTTGAGCGGTTTTATCGTGCAGAGCAATCGCGAAATTCTAGCACAGGTGGAAGTGGACTTGGCTTAGCGATAGCGAAGCAAATTGTTGAAGAACATGGCGGGGAAATTTGGGCGGAAAGTAAGCTTGGGGAAGGTACAAGTATTTTCTTCTCATTGAAAAAAGTACAGGAATGTGGTGAGTAGAATGAAGAGAATTTTACTAGTAGAAGATGAAATAAGTATTGCAGAATTACAGCGAGATTATTTAGAAATTAGTGATTTTCAAGTTGATGTAGAGCATTCTGGAGAAACAGGCTTACAAAGGGCTTTACAGGAAGATTATGATTTAATTATTTTAGATATTATGCTTCCGAAAATGAATGGTTTTGAAATTTGTAAACAAATACGTGCTATAAAAGACATTCCGATTTTACTTGTTTCAGCAAAGAAGGAGGATATAGATAAAATTCGCGGACTCGGTTTAGGCGCGGATGATTATATAACGAAGCCGTTTAGTCCAAGTGAATTAGTCGCAAGAGTAAAAGCACATATTTCTCGTTATGAAAGATTATCAGGAAATGTGAGTAAGCAACGCGATACGTTATATATTCATGGAATTTCTATCGATCAGCGAGCGAGAAAAGTTTTTATAAACAATGAAGAAATTGCGTTTACAATGAAAGAATTTGATTTATTAACATTCTTTGTAACGCATCCAAACCAAGTATTAAATAAAGAACAGTTATTTGAACGTATTTGGGGACTAGAATCAGCTGGCGATTTAGCCACTGTCGTTGTTCACATTAGAAAGCTACGTGAAAAAATTGAAAGAGATCCTGCTCACCCGCAATATATTGAAACAGTGTGGGGAGCTGGTTATCGCTTTAACGTGTAATGTACCTGCCAAGTAATTGGTAGGTTTTTTATGTTATTCGAACAAAAAGGGAATAATAGGTGATTTATGTTAAGATATAAAGAGAGATAAAACATAGGAGAGCATGAGAGGGCGTGCTACATTTTGGGAGATACATTAAAAGATAATAAATCAAACAAGGCTTTAAAGATTGGAACCAATATCATACTTATCTTATTAATTATCGGTGCAATACAAATGTTTTATGATGAAGATTCTACGAATGATCATTTCGGTGGGTTATTTATGATGGTCTTTTTTGGAATTAAAATAATTTCTAATTTTATGATGAGTATAAAAGCAGGAGATAAAAAGTCGATATTCATTGATGTAGGCTTAATGATTTTTTTGTTCTTCTTGTTGTTTCTAGTGTGAAATATTTCTTTTGAAAAAAGTTCATATTCTTATAGAGGCTGTGAGCTTTCCTTAGTAATAACGGTACTAGTGTAACGATTTATAAAATGTTTGAGTAGTAGAAGTAAACTGAGCAGCTTCTTCTAAAAAAGGATAATGGTTACTCTCCTCAAATATCACAAAGATAGAATTACGTATACCCTCATGCATCTCGATAGAATATTGGATCGGGCACTGTACATCATGTCTTCCGCATATAATAAGGGTCTTTGTTTGGATGGAAGGTAAATTCTCTCTTAAATCAAATGACGGATATTCATTGGCGAAAGTATTCATCCGGCTAGCGGACATAGTTTTTTTGATTGGTTTACAAAAATAAAATTTGTAGTTTTCGGGTTTATACAATGATAATTTTGTTCTCTTAGTAGATAGTTCTTTCCGTTCTTCACTTGTAAGGTGAGGGCTTTTTAAAGTTTCGATGAGTTGTTGCATATAATGAAACTGAGGATGTGCTGGGTGATAAATGCAAAATAGTGTTTCGGTATAGTTACTTGCTGCGGCTCCAACGATGACTAATGATTGTAAGGAATTTGGATATGTAATCGCATATAAAAGTCCAAGCATACCGCCTGTTGAGTGGCCAGCGAAATGCCATGTTGGGAGTTGTAAAGCTTCTCGTATTGCTTCTAAGTCGTGAACGGTTTCAATCATACTTAATTCTTTTTCTGAATTGGCTTTTGCTGAGTTACCAGCGTTTCGTAAATTAATGAGCAATACACGATGCGTAGCAGTGAAAACATCCGCAAAGTAATCGCCAGTGTCATTAAATTGTGAATAGTGATGTGTAATACAAAGCGGTTCGCCATTTCCTTTTGTAAAGAGTTCGAATGTGCCGCGTTTCGTGTTGATTATT
It encodes:
- a CDS encoding alpha/beta fold hydrolase, producing MRKGSDTMWKQQIINTKRGTFELFTKGNGEPLCITHHYSQFNDTGDYFADVFTATHRVLLINLRNAGNSAKANSEKELSMIETVHDLEAIREALQLPTWHFAGHSTGGMLGLLYAITYPNSLQSLVIVGAAASNYTETLFCIYHPAHPQFHYMQQLIETLKSPHLTSEERKELSTKRTKLSLYKPENYKFYFCKPIKKTMSASRMNTFANEYPSFDLRENLPSIQTKTLIICGRHDVQCPIQYSIEMHEGIRNSIFVIFEESNHYPFLEEAAQFTSTTQTFYKSLH
- a CDS encoding Gfo/Idh/MocA family protein produces the protein MSKPRIGMIGLGSIAQKAYLPTLTKETDWTFVGAFTPNVNKRKQICEQYRIQDFANLQALASECDAAFVHSSTATHYEIVSELLKKGIDVYVDKPLAATTEQAEKLVEMSEKYNRKLMVGFNRRFVPMYVTAKEQANDTSWIRIEKHRTNKVGPYKYDFTMLDDYLHIVDTARWLANDDLNIVHNMMQINEKNELLYGHHTYTTANGLLLSTAMHRHAGTNLEQIELVTAGKIIRVKNMNTFEIEQENSVSQSGSPSWETTLKQRGFEDAVHHFIQCVQGDTQPIVDGLEGLKSQQMLQSLLQAVSKN
- a CDS encoding response regulator transcription factor, with protein sequence MKRILLVEDEISIAELQRDYLEISDFQVDVEHSGETGLQRALQEDYDLIILDIMLPKMNGFEICKQIRAIKDIPILLVSAKKEDIDKIRGLGLGADDYITKPFSPSELVARVKAHISRYERLSGNVSKQRDTLYIHGISIDQRARKVFINNEEIAFTMKEFDLLTFFVTHPNQVLNKEQLFERIWGLESAGDLATVVVHIRKLREKIERDPAHPQYIETVWGAGYRFNV
- a CDS encoding sensor histidine kinase; this encodes MSIKTRFLFSYIAVILVSITLILVAGFLIVFSITGDLELVKNFYKSSYIQKPLTPEEENTYIELKLAAKKNQSQLLDESFVSSLEKEGVKIVVRKGETISYATKIFEGVSLKEAIPKFESANINSRGTTELGDTFYRYVKFDFYFPGDEEGSIFVLKRQSSFVDLTQKLFPILFGALLLLAILLIGLLSYFVSRSVIKPIFVLKDATGRIKEGDLDFQIPVTSYDEIGRLNQGFEEMRKRLKESIEMQTQYEENRKELISNISHDLKTPITSIIGYVEGIKDGVANTPEKMDKYLTTIHTKAKHMDTLIDELFLFSKLDLNRVPFQFETIELNVFMQELLEEMQMDLSEEGIEVYLQLQSSPLYVTADCEKINRVISNLIHNSVKYMDKEEKKITVTVLSDNNKVIVKVMDNGSGIEADTLPYIFERFYRAEQSRNSSTGGSGLGLAIAKQIVEEHGGEIWAESKLGEGTSIFFSLKKVQECGE
- a CDS encoding ankyrin repeat domain-containing protein, producing MFKKTLSMICCVIFLQGCSQEQEVKKEMTNMETALLTATEKQETNTVISLLKKGADINITDNKGRTSLMIATYKNDVKTAKVLIEAGADVNIQDDMKNNPFLYAGAEGYFDILKLTIDAGADPSLTNRYGGTALIPASEHGYIDVIKELLTRTTIDVNHVNNLGWTALMEAIVLSNGNETQQQVIQLLIEHGADVNIPDNDGVTPLEHARVHNFEEIEKILLATNK